A genome region from Trichosurus vulpecula isolate mTriVul1 chromosome 5, mTriVul1.pri, whole genome shotgun sequence includes the following:
- the LOC118851766 gene encoding 40S ribosomal protein S15-like — protein MAEVEQKKKRTFRKFTYHGVDLDQLRDMSYEQLMLLYSARQRRRLNRGLRRKQHSLLKRLRKAKKEAPPMEKPEVVKTHLRDMIILPEMVGSMSGVYNGNTFNQVEIKPEMIGHYLGEFSITYKPVKHGRPGIGATQSSHFIPLK, from the coding sequence ATGGCGGAAGTGGAGCAGAAGAAGAAGCGAACCTTCCGGAAGTTCACCTACCACGGCGTGGACCTGGATCAGCTGCGGGACATGTCCTACGAACAGCTCATGCTTTTGTACAGCGCTCGGCAGCGTCGGCGACTCAACAGGGGTCTGCGGCGCAAACAGCATTCCCTCCTGAAGCGTCTGAGGAAGGCCAAGAAGGAGGCGCCCCCCATGGAAAAGCCAGAGGTAGTGAAGACACACCTTCGAGACATGATCATCCTGCCTGAGATGGTGGGAAGTATGTCGGGCGTCTATAACGGCAACACCTTCAATCAGGTAGAAATTAAGCCTGAGATGATCGGCCACTACCTGGGTGAATTCTCTATCACCTACAAGCCTGTGAAACATGGCCGGCCGGGTATTGGAGCCACTCAGTCCTCACATTTCATCCCTCTCAAGTAA